GACCCTCCGAACCGGGCGGCCCCTGACGAGGGCGTCTCGTGAACGTCCTCGCTGAGGACGGTCAGTGGCGCGGCGTCCGCCGGAACGGGCCGGCCGGCGTCGGCGAGCAGGTGGCGCCAGTCCCCGGCAAGCTCGGCCAGGGCGCGCGGCCGGTCGGCTGCGGGTGTCGCGGCGAAGGCTTTCGTGGCTGCGTCGATCCGGCGGATCCGGCGGATCAACTCCGCATCCTGCGGCCACTGTTCGAGCCAGACGGCGAGGGCGGCGAGCGGCTCGGGGTGCTGCGGGTGCACCGGTTCGACGGGCACCAGCAGTTCGGCGTCGAGGAGTTGGCCGAGGAAGCGCTGCACGCCGGGGTCGCCGACCGGCCGGCCGAGCGCCGCGGCCAGCCGGGTGCCGAGCGGCCCGGGCAGCTCGGGGTACTCGACCAGGCTTGCCACCAGGGCGAGTTCGGGACGAGCGGCCAGGTCGAGCTGTTCCTCGCGGCCGACCAGGTAGCGTCCACCCGCGAACACCGTGCGGGTCCGCGCGTACCGCGCCTGACCGCCGTCGATCACGGCCGCGCTGGTCATCGCGTGCGGCAGGCTCAGCCTGCGTCGCGGGCGGTCGAGCAGCGCCACCACCAACGCGCCCACCAGCGCCCGGTTCACCCGCACCACGGAGATCGGCGCGCGGTGGACGTCACCCGGTTGCGCGGCCGCCCCGGGGAGCTCCCGGAGAGTGGCTCCGGCCGGCCCGTCCGCCGGCCCGCCGGCGTCGTCCGGGGCCGGTTCCCCACTCACCCAGCCCACTGCCGTGAACCAGGACAGCGGACTGGTCTTGCAGGTGGCCCGGAGGGCGTGGCGCAGGACGGTGGCCTCTTCCTTCCGGCGCCGCCCGCTGCGGGCGCCGGCCCCGTCGGGGTGGTGGCCGTTGGCGGTGACCGCGCGCAGCAGGTCGGCGCTGGTGGTGGCGACGGCCCGGGCGAAGGCGGGGTCGCGGCAGATGGCGGCGAGCGCGGCCCGCTCGGCGGCCAGTGCGGGTGGGACGCCGGTGGCGAGGGCGGCCAGCAACTCCGTTCGCCGGTCGCCCAGTCGGAGCCAGCGTGCGAGCCGGGGCAGGCGTTCGGGCAGGTCGCCGAGCCGGTCGGGCGGCAGCGGGCGCGGCGGCCGGCCGTTGTGCAGGTCGCGGCGGAGCGGGAGCACGACGCGCCGGTGGAACTCCTCGCCGTGGCCGTCCCGGCTGGCGTACAGGTCGTCGCCGAGCGCGGCCCTCAGCTGCTCCGACTCGGCTTCGATCCGGCGGAGCTCGTCGAGGGCCGCCCGGACGGTCGCGGTCTCCGCGGGCTGCGCGGACCGGGCGAGCACTGTGGACCGGACGAGTGCGTAGGGCGCGAGGGCGGCCGGTACCGGGCCGGCCCCGGCGGGGAGGTCCTGCGCGGGGAGGTCCTGCGCGGGGCGGTCCGGCGCGGGGCGGTCCGGCGCGGGGCGGTCCTGGGCGGGGTGGGACATGGCGGGCGGGCACCTCCGATCGGTCAACAGCGCCACGGGGAAGGGAAGTCGGCGGCCGGGAGCCCGGCGCCGCCGCGCCTGCGGGCGGCGGCGGGCTCCCGTGGTGCGGACGGCCCGGCCTCAGAGCGGCTGGGTCGGCGGGTGCGGGACCGCGCAGGACGAGGAACCGCAGGAGGTGGAGCTGGGTGCGCCGGACGCACCGCCCTCGGGGAGCGCGACGGTGTCGCGCAGCGCGGTGACGGTCAGCTCTCCGAGGTCGAGATCGAGATCGAGGTCGTCGAACCGCAGGTCGGTGGGCGCGGGCGCGCCGCCGAGGTGGTCGGACATGGTGGCCTCCGCTGGGGTCGGGCCGGTCCGACCCGGGGGTGATCCGGGCCGGACCGGCGATCGGGTCAGAGCTGCTGCGGCTGGGCGCAGGAGGACGAGCCCTGGCAGGAGCAGGAGCCCCAGGAGGCGCCGTTCTCGGGCAGCGCGACGGTGTCGCGCAGCGAGGTGACGGTGAGCTCGCTGAGGTCGAGGTCCTGCAGGTCGAGGACGGTCTCGGTCTCCACGGAACGGGACAGGTCGGACATGGCAAACTCCTCTGAGCTGGTCGATGTGCCGGGCAGACTGCGGCATGCATGCTCACGCAGATGGTGCGGGTGTGCCGGTATCCGGGCCCCCCTTGGTCGCGTGCCCGGAGTTCGATCTCCCGGGCTTCGCGCCGACCCGTTGGCGAGTCTAGGTCGCGGGGTGCGTCCGGCAGCAGCGCGCCTCGACGGCTTGGCCGATTGCACCCTCCCGCGCAAGGACCGCCATTCGGATCTTCGCGCTGGCCGCGACCGCGGAGGCCGCACCTCCGAAGCCCCGTCGCCGCCCGGCATCGACCGAAAACAATCGCCCGCGGACCCCATTCGGCGAATGCACCAACTCAAACTTTTGCAAAGCAATATGACGGTTAGTCAGGCCGATTCCACGAATCCGTCGGAGCTTGTTCCGCCCGCCGCGCTTCCGCTGCCGAAAAACCTGTCGAAATCCTGTCTCCCCGGCCCGGGCCGACCGCTCGGGTACGCTCCCCGGATGCCCGAACCGACCGCCTGGCCCGTCGCCGCCGAGATCGTCACCGCCGCCCTCCGCCTGGAGCCGCTGCGGGTCGCGCACGCCGCGGAGGCGCACGCGCTGTTCGACGACGCGCGGCTGCACGCGTTCACCGGCGGCACGCCCCGCTCACCGGCCGAACTCGAGGCCGCGTACCGCCGCCAGACGGCGGGTCGGTCACCGGACGGCACGGAGGGCTGGCTGAACTGGCTGATCCGCCGGACCTCG
The DNA window shown above is from Streptomyces sp. TLI_171 and carries:
- a CDS encoding lantibiotic dehydratase; its protein translation is MSHPAQDRPAPDRPAPDRPAQDLPAQDLPAGAGPVPAALAPYALVRSTVLARSAQPAETATVRAALDELRRIEAESEQLRAALGDDLYASRDGHGEEFHRRVVLPLRRDLHNGRPPRPLPPDRLGDLPERLPRLARWLRLGDRRTELLAALATGVPPALAAERAALAAICRDPAFARAVATTSADLLRAVTANGHHPDGAGARSGRRRKEEATVLRHALRATCKTSPLSWFTAVGWVSGEPAPDDAGGPADGPAGATLRELPGAAAQPGDVHRAPISVVRVNRALVGALVVALLDRPRRRLSLPHAMTSAAVIDGGQARYARTRTVFAGGRYLVGREEQLDLAARPELALVASLVEYPELPGPLGTRLAAALGRPVGDPGVQRFLGQLLDAELLVPVEPVHPQHPEPLAALAVWLEQWPQDAELIRRIRRIDAATKAFAATPAADRPRALAELAGDWRHLLADAGRPVPADAAPLTVLSEDVHETPSSGAARFGGSGDRPGETVPHRWRCPAGSERRTGGRWLRVMSRHLQCPAQAFRRRSGLASGGWWRESGLCRGRGSVEWVGRWLWVMPRHRRGPGRAFRGRCRRVARRWAGCWGLVIGRCWLNWGRWPSCSTMGT
- a CDS encoding thiazolylpeptide-type bacteriocin yields the protein MSDHLGGAPAPTDLRFDDLDLDLDLGELTVTALRDTVALPEGGASGAPSSTSCGSSSCAVPHPPTQPL
- a CDS encoding thiazolylpeptide-type bacteriocin, with protein sequence MSDLSRSVETETVLDLQDLDLSELTVTSLRDTVALPENGASWGSCSCQGSSSCAQPQQL